The following coding sequences lie in one Longimicrobiales bacterium genomic window:
- a CDS encoding patatin-like phospholipase family protein produces MDRTWSAVPWNAARHALWALLLCLLPAAGAAQPSLVLSGGGARGLSHAGAIQALEEIGYRPDLVVGASMGAIVGALYAAGHSPREIRDIIARENWLERFAAEPMLVGTHRHPRRPLLGFGISSGRFYGGFLSSSGINQRLIELLFDAGVRARNDFDSLPIRYRAVTADLATGEEFVVARGDLPRAVRASMAVPGVFAPVRWHDDRILIDGGVANNLPVSVARGLSDGQVIAIDVLRPRPDMPERGALDLGVRALRLLIENARPETGSEPDILVLPDIEPRLSETYFPADAADVLQAGYDAVLEQVPPVPQQPAVRREPGAAPARIAAVRVDGADAAFERLIRRVMDDAAGPYDADDIVRRTAALYATGLFQAVWPRVELEPQPTLVIEVTPAASANIAGAARWDNDIGGGAWASLQRRVSLNTPVQFMLAGTIDELGHEAGVEATFFSALIPGLRWTGGAQTAEERIRVFDTDTVTDLLTVRRQGVRAGAEVHGPVRDWFLSLFAAADRVRVPGMEAAWVTGPVLRIFRAPPPDRVAGVDPLLEAEMRGGDLSYQRARLRAGHTFIIQRAQAAAIVDVAAASPQTPLDARPATDRGTAPWLPHASLRSRQLASVGVDGAVPTFLSGYARLRLRALAAADDVAAFGDADTWRLGGEIGAVWPTVLGPVALGVAAGQQAKWRFNLSIGSEF; encoded by the coding sequence ATGGACCGTACGTGGAGCGCCGTACCGTGGAATGCGGCACGACACGCGCTCTGGGCGCTGCTGCTCTGCCTGCTGCCTGCGGCCGGTGCCGCGCAGCCCTCGCTTGTGCTGAGTGGTGGCGGCGCACGCGGCCTCTCTCACGCCGGCGCAATCCAGGCACTCGAGGAGATCGGCTACCGCCCGGACCTGGTGGTCGGGGCGAGCATGGGCGCGATTGTCGGCGCCCTGTACGCCGCTGGTCACTCCCCCCGCGAGATCCGTGACATCATCGCGCGCGAGAACTGGCTCGAGCGTTTCGCCGCCGAGCCGATGCTCGTCGGCACGCACCGTCATCCGAGGCGGCCGCTGCTCGGCTTCGGCATCAGCAGCGGCCGTTTCTACGGCGGCTTCCTGTCGAGCTCGGGGATCAACCAGCGGCTGATCGAGCTGCTGTTCGATGCGGGAGTGCGCGCACGCAACGACTTCGACAGTCTGCCCATACGCTATCGCGCTGTCACGGCCGACCTGGCGACGGGCGAGGAATTCGTCGTGGCGCGCGGCGATCTCCCGCGCGCCGTGCGCGCCAGCATGGCGGTGCCCGGTGTGTTCGCCCCCGTCCGGTGGCACGACGACCGGATTCTCATCGACGGCGGTGTCGCGAACAATCTGCCCGTGTCGGTCGCGCGCGGCCTGAGTGATGGGCAGGTCATCGCCATCGATGTCCTGCGCCCGCGGCCGGACATGCCGGAGCGTGGCGCACTGGACCTCGGTGTCCGCGCGCTCCGTCTGCTGATCGAGAACGCGCGGCCGGAGACCGGGTCCGAACCGGACATACTGGTGCTGCCGGACATCGAGCCGCGCCTTTCCGAGACGTACTTCCCTGCCGATGCGGCGGACGTGCTGCAAGCCGGCTATGACGCTGTGCTCGAGCAGGTGCCGCCCGTACCGCAGCAGCCAGCTGTGCGGCGCGAGCCCGGTGCCGCGCCGGCGCGCATCGCTGCTGTGCGTGTGGACGGGGCGGACGCCGCGTTCGAGCGACTGATCCGGCGTGTGATGGATGACGCGGCAGGCCCGTACGACGCCGATGACATCGTGCGTCGCACGGCGGCGTTGTACGCGACCGGGCTCTTCCAGGCCGTGTGGCCCCGGGTCGAGCTCGAGCCGCAGCCGACTCTCGTCATCGAGGTGACGCCCGCGGCCAGTGCGAACATTGCCGGTGCCGCGCGCTGGGACAACGACATCGGAGGCGGCGCCTGGGCGTCGCTGCAGCGGCGGGTATCCCTGAACACGCCCGTGCAGTTCATGCTTGCCGGCACGATCGACGAGCTCGGCCATGAGGCGGGCGTAGAGGCAACGTTCTTCTCCGCGCTCATTCCCGGCCTGCGCTGGACGGGCGGTGCGCAGACCGCGGAGGAGCGCATCCGTGTGTTCGACACCGATACCGTAACGGACCTGCTGACGGTGCGGCGGCAGGGCGTACGCGCAGGCGCCGAAGTGCACGGTCCCGTCCGGGACTGGTTTCTGTCACTCTTCGCCGCGGCCGACCGCGTGCGCGTGCCGGGTATGGAAGCAGCCTGGGTCACGGGTCCGGTCCTCCGCATCTTCCGCGCACCGCCGCCCGACCGCGTTGCCGGTGTCGACCCGCTGCTCGAGGCCGAGATGCGCGGTGGCGATCTGTCCTATCAGCGCGCGCGTCTCCGCGCGGGGCACACGTTCATCATACAGCGCGCGCAGGCGGCCGCGATCGTCGACGTCGCGGCCGCGAGTCCGCAGACTCCGCTCGATGCACGGCCGGCCACGGATCGCGGCACGGCGCCGTGGCTGCCACACGCATCGCTGCGCAGCCGACAGCTGGCTTCGGTGGGTGTGGACGGCGCGGTGCCGACGTTCCTGAGCGGGTATGCGCGCTTACGCCTGCGTGCACTGGCTGCGGCGGACGATGTGGCGGCGTTCGGCGATGCGGATACGTGGCGGCTTGGTGGTGAGATCGGAGCGGTCTGGCCAACCGTGCTGGGCCCCGTCGCACTCGGCGTCGCTGCCGGTCAGCAGGCGAAATGGCGGTTCAACCTCAGCATCGGCTCGGAGTTCTGA